CCATAAAGGAAGTAAGCAAGGCGGCGCAGGACACGGCTTCCGGCGCGGCCAAGTCCAACGCCGCCGCCATGGAGCTTGCCCAGCTGGCGTCACGGTTGCAGGCGATAGTCAGGCAGTTCAGGGTTTAAGGTTTTTCCGGAGTGTTGCAGATGAAGCTAAAAGCGCGTTTGATATTGTTTGCGGCGGTTCCCACGGCGGCCCTGCTTGCGGTAGTGGCCGTGGGCATGTCCGTTTCGGCGCCTGGCGCCGCCGGATGGGTTGGAATTGCCGGGGCGCTGGGCCTTGCGGCGGGCGTAGGATGTTCGTTTTACGCGGCGTATTACGGCGGCCAGCTTTCCGCCCGGCTGGAAGGGGTGAACAGGATAGTCACCAGTTTCGCCAGCGGCGACCTGACCGAGCGTGTGAACCTGGGGCCGCTGACCGATGAGATAGACCACAACGCCCACGGGGTGAACAGCCTGGGCTCCGGGCTGGCCGAGATCGTCGCCGGGATAAACCGGGAAAGCGACGCCATAGCCAACTCTTCATCGCAGTTCTGCCATGTGTCCACCCAGCTTATAAGCCGGGTGGAGGACATCAACAAGCGCTCCATGAACATAGCCGCCGCCAGCGAACAGCTCTCCAGCAACGTCAATACCATCGCGTCGGCGTCCAAGGGTGTGTCCGAGTCCGTCACGTCGGTGGCGGCTTCCATCGAAGAGATGAGCGCCTCGCTTGCCGATGTGGCCAAAAACTGCCAGCGGGAATCCCGGATCGCCGCCGAGGCTAACGACCAGTCCCGCAGGATACACGAGATAATGAACCGTCTCCTGTTATCCTCCAGGGAAATAGGAAAAGTGCTGGACGTGGTTATGGACATCGCCAGCCAGACCAATCTTTTGGCGCTAAACGCCACCATAGAGGCCGCCAGCGCGGGCGAGGCGGGCAAAGGCTTCGCCGTGGTGGCCGGAGAGGTAAAAGAGCTTTCAAGGCAGACATCGTCGGCCACCGGCGAGATTGGCAGGAAGATATCCGAGATGCAGGCCAACGCAAAAGAGGCCGTGGCCGCCATTGAAAGCATCTCCGGGGTCATAAGCGAGGTAAGCGCCATCTCCGAGAGCATCGCCGCTTCGGTGGCCCAGCAGTCCGCCGCCACCAGCGGGATATCCGGCTCCATATCCGCCACCTCCCAGGGCACGTTCGAGATATCTCACAACATCGGCGAGGCGGCCCGGGCCTCGGTGGAAGTGGCCAGGAACATCCTTGCGGTAAGCGAGCAGGCCAAGGTTATTTCCAACGGGGTGGTGGAATCCAACAACGCCGCTTATGACCTGGCGAACATGGCCGACAGGCTCAGGGAGATAGCCAGCAAGTTCAAGACAAGCCACAAGGTTTTCGACAGCACCATGGTGAAAGTGGCGCACAATTACTGGAAAACACGCCTCAACAGCGCCCTGTTCAAAAACCAGACGCTAAACCCATCGGAGATATCCGACCATACCCAGTGCAAGTTCGGTAAGTGGTATTTCGGCGACGGTGTCCAGAAGTTCGGGCATAGCGGCTCGTTCCAGGAGATAAACGTGTGGCACGAAAAAATCCACAAGCACGCCAGGGAAATCGCCCAGTTGTTAATCGATGGCCGCCGGGAGCAGGCGATTGAAAAGTACGAGGGTTTCCACTCCCTCACCAGCCACATGTTCAAACTTTTAGACAGGCTGGAAGCTGAGGTAAACTAGGAGGCCTATCCAGGGCCCGGGTCTTTTGATATGCAGGCATTGGGGTAGCCCAATGCCTTTTTTTTCTATTATCCATTGGAAGCAGTCATGAAGTTGAAAGCCATAATCGCCGATGACATGGTGCTGTTCCGGCGGCTGTTGTCGGACGCCATGTCCAGCCTGCCGGACGTTGAAGTGGCGGGTGTCGCCGCCAATGGGGCCATAGCCCTGCGCCTGCTTGAGGAGAAGAAAGCGGATGTGGTGTTCATGGACGTTTACATGCCCGAGATGGACGGCCTGGAGGCGCTGAAGCGTATCAGGATATCCAACCCGGCCACGCAGGTGATAATGGTGAGCGGCGTGGCCGACCGGGAGGCGGACGTGGTAATAGGCGCCCTCAGGATGGGCGCGCTGGATTTCATAAGAAAACCCGCGGGCCCCAACGCCACGGCGAACCTTATGACACTCCGGAAGGATGTGGAGCGGGCGCTGGATGTCGTGAGGGCCAGGCTTGCGCCCGGATATAAACCCAGGGCGCGCCTGTCAACCACGGCGCAGGCGCCAGGCAAGGCCACCGCCGCGGCACCCGTGGCGGCCAGGCCGAAAGTGGAGCCCGGCCAGTTTTCCTTACTGGCCATCGGCTCATCCACGGGAGGACCCGAAGCGCTGGCGAAAATAATACCCCTTCTGCCAGCGGGGTTCCCACTGCCAGTGGTTATCGTTCAACACATGCCCCCGGTGTTCACCGCCGTTCTTGCGGAAAACCTCGCCAGGCAGTCGCGCATAAGGGTGCGGGAGGCCGCCGATGGCGACCGGCTTGAAAGCGGCCTGGCGCTTATAGCCCCGGGAGGGCGGCATATGACCGTGAAAAAAAACGGCGGCGGTTACCTGGTGGAACTGAACGACGGCCAGCCGGAGAACAGTTGCAGGCCCTCGGTGGATGTGCTTTTCAGGTCCCTGGCGGAAACTTTCGCCGACAAATGGGTGCTTTCGCTGGTGCTCACCGGCATGGGGCAGGACGGAATGAAAGGGGTGGAAATCCTGAGAAAGAAGAATAAATGCCTGTCGCTGGTCCAGTCGCGCGAGACATGCGTAATATATGGCATGCCCCGGGCGGTGGAGGAAAACGGGTTGGCGGACAGGGCCGTGCATTTAGACGAGATAGCCAGGGAGCTTGCGGCCCTGGCCAGCAAGAATAACAGCATATGAAACAGGTCCATTTAAGCGACAGCGAGTTTTCGTTGCTGGCCCAGCTTATTGACAGGGAGATGGGAATATTCCTTGAGAAGGACAAGAAATATTTCGTTGAGACCAAGCTCAAACCGTTACTGCATGAAATGGGGCTTCACAGTTTCCTCGATCTTTATCACAAAGCCGCTAGCGCCCCAGGCCACCATCTGGCGCAGGCAATGGCCGAGGCCCTAACCACCAACGAGACAAGCTGGTTCAGGGACGGCGGGCCGTACAAAGCCCTGGAGAAAGAAATTTTCCCAAAGACCGCCCGGACCGTCCATGACCACCGGCGTGGCAAAATACGCGTATGGTCGGCGGCCTGCTCCACCGGGCAGGAGCCTTACTCCATCGCCATGGCGTTTCTGGAGTCATTGGACGGCGGGCATATAACGGACCATGTGGGATTGGAGATAACGGCCACCGATATTAGCAAGGACGCGTTGGCGGCCGCCCAAAAGGGAAGGTACGACCAGCTGGCCATCGAGCGTGGCATGCCCAAGGACCGGCTGGAAAAATATTTCAGCCCTGACGGAAAAGAGTATGAACTGTCTGGCGATGTGAAAAAATTGGTTCACTTCAAGCATTTCAATCTGAAAAAAAGCCTCCACGAGCTAGGCATGTTCGACATAATATTCCTCCGGAACGTGGCTATTTATTTTTCAGCGGAATTCAAGAAAGACCTTATGGCCAGAACAGCCGGGGCGCTACGGCAAGAAGGCTACCTTTTTCTGGGCTCGTCCGAGTCCGCCGCAGGTTACAAAAACCTTTTTGCGCTCCATCATGGACATGGAGCCATCTATTATCAGAAGATTTAATCCCCTTTGGCTTAGGTAAGTGACAAGAGGACGGGCAGTAACAGTTTTTCATCGTAATACGGGCCGCTTTGCTCGCTTATAAGTGGGGTGTCTATGACGGTGATCCCCATTTCCCTTACATGCTCCAGCTCCAGCGGCCACGGATATGAGCCGTTAACTGTGTCCACCACAACATAATTTAACAACCGGTCAATTTTACCCCCGCCGCTTCTGGCAAGATATTTAACCAGCGTCTCCACGCAATCGCCCACGGTCATGCCCACCTGCTCCGGGTCGTGCCCCGAATTGGGGATGTAAACTTTGGGGCATTCGTTCATCGTTACGCAACGCCCCACGCCGGAGGGCAGCAGGTTGGCCACCACGCTGGAGTAAAAACTGCCCATGGGGTAGCAGATAAGCTCCGCCTGGCCGATCATCTCCTCGGTCTTTCTGCGTATGCCAACATCCACAGGCTCTTCGGATGCCAGGTTGCGGGTGGTGTACATGTTCCTGATGGGGAAAAGGATGGGGCCGTTTTCCTTGCCTGTGAAAAGGTGCTGGCCTACTATCACGTCCCCATTCTCCAGCTCCACGGCCAGATGGCGGCTTTTATTTACCGTAGGGCGCACAACACCTCTGGCTTCCACCAGCCGGGAAAATAGGAATATAACGGGATCCAGATGCCTGCCGTTGTTCAAGTAGCCGCCGGTGAGAATAAGATTCCCCACCGAGGCCCCCTTCAGGTCGAACCCGTCTGGCATAACGGAGCGAAAATAACCCAGGTGGTTCCGTATTATCTTGCGCATGGGGTCGTTTATGGCGGCCACCATTGGGTCATGACCGGCTATCAACCGCTCCAGTGTGGTGAAAAGGGCGTTGTTGTCCGAGTCTTTGGGCATGCGCCTCGCGAAAAGCTTGTAAACCTCCGGCGCTCCCAACGCCGACTGGTCGGCCAGCGCCATAAGCCTGTTGCGCACGTCCCCAACGGCTGGCATGTGGAACGCTTTACGGAGCGCGGCGGAGCTTCCGCCGGAATCGAAAGGCGTTACCAGATGGATGGAGTTGTGGGTGTAACGCGCCAGTTCGCGGCTGAGCCCGGAGAGGGCGGAGCCGCCACTGAAAAATAATATCCGGGGCCCAAGCTCCGGAGCCCTGGCGTACCGGGCCACGCGAATAGGGTCGGGTATGGAAACCTTCCGCGTGACCTTTACCGAAAAAGCCACGTCCGCTTATTGTCCTCCGAGTATGTCCAGACATACTCCGGTGGCCTGGTCGAAATCCACCCCGCCGGTGATCTCATATACATCCGTTCGTTCCAGAACGTCCAGGTATTGCTCCTCCGATGGCGGCGTATCGCTTCCATCGCCATCAGGCAGGTAGAAAAGACCGGCGGATTTCATGAAGGCGGCCAGCAGGTCCCGCCTTTCCCGCGGGTCCACCCGGCGTGCGTCGAAGCTTTCCACTCCCCGGCTCCAGTTAAGTATAACCAGGCTGGACATCACCCCGGCCAGGGTGAACCTGCCTTTGCCGTATAGGTCGTCTATGAACACGTCGTACTTATGCTCCAGCCGCCACAACTCGTCGGGCCCCAATGACGAGAAACGGTCACGATCCTCGGGAGTCATCACGGCTTTCAGTTTTTCGTTGTTGAGGGCCGTGCCGGGATTAATGCGGGGAAGCTTGGCTACCCCTTTCATTACCGCCACATTCCCTTCCCGTCTTACCATCAGCCGGTCGTTGCTTATAAAGTCCAGCCCATGCCCTAGCAAATGGAGGGCAAGGGTGCTTTTTCCCATGCCGGAGAAACCGGCTACCGCCAGCCCCCGGCCGCCCGCCGCCACGCCAGCGGCATGGGCCAACAGGCTACCCGCGGAAAGCTCCGCCTGGATAAACCGGCTGTTGATAAAGTTGACCACCTGGTTGTCGTTGTCCAGCGAGGGCCCAACCGCCAGGTTTAACCCCGGGCCGAACGCGAACACCATACCGGTGAGCCTTTTGCGCACAACGCGGCCGTCGGCGAATTCGATATACTCTTCCTTTATCCTGGTTTTTCCAGGGTCAGGTTGTTTTATGGTTAACGACTCGCCGGGGAATTCCGGGGCGGGGCCGTCTATGGCGTATATCCTTATACCCTCCCTCCCGGTTCCGCTTACGATGAATCCGTCGAAATAGCGTTTAAGCTTTTCCAGCAAAGAGGCGGAATTGGAAAAAATGGTCATCCGTATCCCGTCGAACGCAAGATCCATCCGCTCGCTGGCGGGGTTCCGGGAAAGTGTCTCTTCGGCCACGCCCATTACCGATCCGGTTTTAATCGCCATTGCCTACCTTTCGAATAACGTAATCCGCGTATAACTGGGCCGCGTCCACGCCGCAACCTTCCAATAATCCCCGGAACCCTCCGAACGCCGACACCTCGAACACCACCGGGCCATCACTGGTTTCGGCGATGTCCACTCCCGTGAAATCCAGCCCGAACAGTGACTGCGCGCGCCCGGCCATATCTATCATTTCCTTGGGCGGGGAGAATTTCTCGTATTTACCGCCACTATTGATAGTGGTGTTCCACGAGCCCCGGCTCACCCTGGCGTACGCCGCCAGGTATTCGCCGCCAAGGAACGCAAGGCCCAAGTCCCTTCCCGGCAGGCTGATTTTTTTCTGAATGTACATGACGGGGTTCCCGGCTATCTTGAACCTCTCCACCTCATCCCTTGCTCCGGAGCCGCTACTTATTAGCGCCATTCCCCTGGCCTTGGTGGAGAACATGGGTTTGAACACCGCCTCTCCAAAGCGCTCAACCGCGTCCACGGCATCCTCGACGCCTTCTGTGATAACTGTGGGTGGCATTGGGATACCACCCAGGGCCAGCGTGGCCGTGCAACTGGCCCGGTTGAGCATCCTGCCTATATTCTCCGGGCTGGAGAAAAAGCGCGTACCCGCCTTACCAGCGGCGCGCAGGATTTCCAGCCTATCCATGGCGTTGGGCGAGTACACCTCGCCGATTTTCTTTACTATCACCCCGTCAAGCGCGCCCATGTCCGCCCCGGCGCATTTAATGCGCCCCGTGCCCATGTCCACCGACATCCTCTCAACGTCTATCACAGCCGAAAATCCCGTCCGGCGCTCCACCGCCTGGGCCAGCCTTTCGGTGGACCAGCCACCAGGTATTCCCGCTACAGCAATTCTTTTCATACGTCCTGTCCTTAAAAAACCACAGCTTCAAGAGGTATCTCAAACTCCTCCCAGGGTTTGCCCTCATGACCCAGGAGTTTCTCCAGGAAATAAACGCCTCTCATGTACATGATCTTGGCGAAATCTTTCTTCGCCACGAACCGTGTGGATGTGATGAAAGAGCGGGCCAGGCCAAGGGTAAGCCTGGCGTTAAACGACGCGTCGCCCATTTGTCCGGCGTATTCGGTGGCGAACCGGTAAAAATCCAGCACCCTCTCATTGATGAGCTGGCGCCGCTCGAAATCGGGCGTCGGGAGCCGGAAATGGGACACCATGAACACCGACACGTCCTGCAGGTAGTCCGATTCCTTGGACCTGTAAAGGTCTATAAAATGGATTCGCTTCTCGCGATGGTCGTAAAGGATGTTGTTGACGTTGAAATCGCCGTGGATGAAAACGGAGAAGGGGGCGCTTAAAGCCGCGTCCAAGTCTTCGGCCCGCCGGATAATTTCATTTAACGACATCACCCTCACCGCGCCGATCTGCTTGGCGGTGGAGCCGAAATAAGGATGGAGCCTGCGGGTTTCGGTCAGGCGCTCTGACAACTGGCGCACATACCCGGCGCTGGCTTTGCTAGGCTTCATGGTTTTAGCCCATACGCGGCTTAAAAGCTCCTTTAAGGCATCATAGGCTTCTTTCTCCTCTTCGCCATCCCCCTTGGTGGCAATCTCCTCGAATGAGTGTCCACCAAGATACTCCAGCAGAAGCGCGCCCTCGGCACTGCCGTTTTGAAACCCGACTATCTCCGGCGTCAGGCCCGGCTCGATTTCTTTCCAGCGGGCAATGTTCTCCCGCTCCATTGCGAGTTTGCGGAGCCTGCCGTGTTTGAAAATGACCTCTTTATCCTTGCCAGGCCCTTCTTTCCTGTGAACCTTGCTTATCCTGCACCCGGAGCGGGTTCCCCAGATGGATTCCACCTCCACATCGGCGATCGCTCCGGAAATATCCGAGGAGGCCAGCGTTTCCTCCAGCACGCGGTATTCGTGGATCTTGAACTTGTCACCCAAAATGGAGAAGATCACCGCCTCGCCGATGTTAAGAAGTGAGTCACCGGCGCGTTCCAGATAGCGGAGTATAAAGAGGGTGGTTATTAGGTCCCCCACGTTCCTGCCGGAGCCCAGTTCCTTCAATATCCTTTCGAAGCTTATTTTGTAAAGCTTGTCTAGCGACATCTCGCTCCGGCATATCTTGAGCGCCAGGGAGATGTCCCGCCCGGCCATGGCCGCCTCCACCCCTTCTATGGCGGAACCCAGTTCGTCAAAAAACGACTCATAGTCATAACGCTTGATGAAATCCTGGGCGGAGAAGTGGCTCATCTGATCGAGGATGTTTATCATGAAGTCGGCGATGCGCTCCAGGTTGGAGGCTATTGTGAGCGTAGCGCGCACGGAATCCGCCGTTCTTTTGTCCGGCGGCTGGCCTCCGACCATCACA
This DNA window, taken from Nitrospinota bacterium, encodes the following:
- a CDS encoding CZB domain-containing protein; this translates as MKLKARLILFAAVPTAALLAVVAVGMSVSAPGAAGWVGIAGALGLAAGVGCSFYAAYYGGQLSARLEGVNRIVTSFASGDLTERVNLGPLTDEIDHNAHGVNSLGSGLAEIVAGINRESDAIANSSSQFCHVSTQLISRVEDINKRSMNIAAASEQLSSNVNTIASASKGVSESVTSVAASIEEMSASLADVAKNCQRESRIAAEANDQSRRIHEIMNRLLLSSREIGKVLDVVMDIASQTNLLALNATIEAASAGEAGKGFAVVAGEVKELSRQTSSATGEIGRKISEMQANAKEAVAAIESISGVISEVSAISESIAASVAQQSAATSGISGSISATSQGTFEISHNIGEAARASVEVARNILAVSEQAKVISNGVVESNNAAYDLANMADRLREIASKFKTSHKVFDSTMVKVAHNYWKTRLNSALFKNQTLNPSEISDHTQCKFGKWYFGDGVQKFGHSGSFQEINVWHEKIHKHAREIAQLLIDGRREQAIEKYEGFHSLTSHMFKLLDRLEAEVN
- the cheB gene encoding chemotaxis-specific protein-glutamate methyltransferase CheB codes for the protein MKLKAIIADDMVLFRRLLSDAMSSLPDVEVAGVAANGAIALRLLEEKKADVVFMDVYMPEMDGLEALKRIRISNPATQVIMVSGVADREADVVIGALRMGALDFIRKPAGPNATANLMTLRKDVERALDVVRARLAPGYKPRARLSTTAQAPGKATAAAPVAARPKVEPGQFSLLAIGSSTGGPEALAKIIPLLPAGFPLPVVIVQHMPPVFTAVLAENLARQSRIRVREAADGDRLESGLALIAPGGRHMTVKKNGGGYLVELNDGQPENSCRPSVDVLFRSLAETFADKWVLSLVLTGMGQDGMKGVEILRKKNKCLSLVQSRETCVIYGMPRAVEENGLADRAVHLDEIARELAALASKNNSI
- a CDS encoding protein-glutamate O-methyltransferase CheR, which translates into the protein MKQVHLSDSEFSLLAQLIDREMGIFLEKDKKYFVETKLKPLLHEMGLHSFLDLYHKAASAPGHHLAQAMAEALTTNETSWFRDGGPYKALEKEIFPKTARTVHDHRRGKIRVWSAACSTGQEPYSIAMAFLESLDGGHITDHVGLEITATDISKDALAAAQKGRYDQLAIERGMPKDRLEKYFSPDGKEYELSGDVKKLVHFKHFNLKKSLHELGMFDIIFLRNVAIYFSAEFKKDLMARTAGALRQEGYLFLGSSESAAGYKNLFALHHGHGAIYYQKI
- a CDS encoding GAK system CofD-like protein is translated as MAFSVKVTRKVSIPDPIRVARYARAPELGPRILFFSGGSALSGLSRELARYTHNSIHLVTPFDSGGSSAALRKAFHMPAVGDVRNRLMALADQSALGAPEVYKLFARRMPKDSDNNALFTTLERLIAGHDPMVAAINDPMRKIIRNHLGYFRSVMPDGFDLKGASVGNLILTGGYLNNGRHLDPVIFLFSRLVEARGVVRPTVNKSRHLAVELENGDVIVGQHLFTGKENGPILFPIRNMYTTRNLASEEPVDVGIRRKTEEMIGQAELICYPMGSFYSSVVANLLPSGVGRCVTMNECPKVYIPNSGHDPEQVGMTVGDCVETLVKYLARSGGGKIDRLLNYVVVDTVNGSYPWPLELEHVREMGITVIDTPLISEQSGPYYDEKLLLPVLLSLT
- a CDS encoding HprK-related kinase B, whose translation is MGVAEETLSRNPASERMDLAFDGIRMTIFSNSASLLEKLKRYFDGFIVSGTGREGIRIYAIDGPAPEFPGESLTIKQPDPGKTRIKEEYIEFADGRVVRKRLTGMVFAFGPGLNLAVGPSLDNDNQVVNFINSRFIQAELSAGSLLAHAAGVAAGGRGLAVAGFSGMGKSTLALHLLGHGLDFISNDRLMVRREGNVAVMKGVAKLPRINPGTALNNEKLKAVMTPEDRDRFSSLGPDELWRLEHKYDVFIDDLYGKGRFTLAGVMSSLVILNWSRGVESFDARRVDPRERRDLLAAFMKSAGLFYLPDGDGSDTPPSEEQYLDVLERTDVYEITGGVDFDQATGVCLDILGGQ
- a CDS encoding GAK system ATP-grasp enzyme, which produces MKRIAVAGIPGGWSTERLAQAVERRTGFSAVIDVERMSVDMGTGRIKCAGADMGALDGVIVKKIGEVYSPNAMDRLEILRAAGKAGTRFFSSPENIGRMLNRASCTATLALGGIPMPPTVITEGVEDAVDAVERFGEAVFKPMFSTKARGMALISSGSGARDEVERFKIAGNPVMYIQKKISLPGRDLGLAFLGGEYLAAYARVSRGSWNTTINSGGKYEKFSPPKEMIDMAGRAQSLFGLDFTGVDIAETSDGPVVFEVSAFGGFRGLLEGCGVDAAQLYADYVIRKVGNGD
- a CDS encoding phosphotransferase yields the protein MIVEPGINEQFKLLVIEVIRQIENTMAAIEGGDARIGERIREREDYIDNLKSVIENKCFSVMVGGQPPDKRTADSVRATLTIASNLERIADFMINILDQMSHFSAQDFIKRYDYESFFDELGSAIEGVEAAMAGRDISLALKICRSEMSLDKLYKISFERILKELGSGRNVGDLITTLFILRYLERAGDSLLNIGEAVIFSILGDKFKIHEYRVLEETLASSDISGAIADVEVESIWGTRSGCRISKVHRKEGPGKDKEVIFKHGRLRKLAMERENIARWKEIEPGLTPEIVGFQNGSAEGALLLEYLGGHSFEEIATKGDGEEEKEAYDALKELLSRVWAKTMKPSKASAGYVRQLSERLTETRRLHPYFGSTAKQIGAVRVMSLNEIIRRAEDLDAALSAPFSVFIHGDFNVNNILYDHREKRIHFIDLYRSKESDYLQDVSVFMVSHFRLPTPDFERRQLINERVLDFYRFATEYAGQMGDASFNARLTLGLARSFITSTRFVAKKDFAKIMYMRGVYFLEKLLGHEGKPWEEFEIPLEAVVF